The following are encoded in a window of Dictyostelium discoideum AX4 chromosome 6 chromosome, whole genome shotgun sequence genomic DNA:
- the vps52A gene encoding Vps52 / Sac2 family protein: MDNNNNNINNNNNNNNNNNNNNNNNNNNNNNNNNNNNNYSNEIDEFGEQIQTPPNVHTKQEILEKMVEDLDQYMVDENFDNGDEEYDEYNNKIDLPHKNNARDFTTPQYIIDDDLDFKHYSHIKKPDGSNYNNIEEILNYLINEKKVLEISNKTIDNNNNNNNNNNEYHRPRINQSEFGQHLENELKSLPSAVINTYFEQSSGLVELHKYIKESRDTLNGFSKSFDSIILELSNLIKDMPDNHVASLQISKSLENRILARAELYDLNEEYIKCIKELEDRIKSLDPWMMKKEAKFIEDIAYEIDLLKKKASKSVRDYLLKLIIGLRKPRTNIQILQQSKLFKYSPLNEFIYHNSPSSAIEVKNSYIETLSRTFTMYFKNYLTNLTKVFNQIALKSDVIGYIEQVKGYFGTVNKGFELNKASAFNLYISGLPIDIWTSIRSETIEQIPERFSRADILTRCLDAPLIIPHAAIKNGKKYPFEQIFRSMNILLLDTICSEYLFDRQWFAKPLLANSPDALIPSIFNNIFQLYYDNIFSFVGGTYDCLSLLLCLQINSILVQLLIDRKLWDRISCLKTYFQKLDVIIWDRFSEVFKRNIDSLNLAIKMDTPPTDFRPHIYTRRFSEFYSSIAEILSHNEEPRVLAWVAVLRSSMERLLLHFSNSFTDIKSKSIFLITNYDVVITVFSENNINQNEEGYLKFLNLLHEQIDIFVELLLFSYYKSLITFIKDTEFSCSNVSNYQIDKNQLSMLIGEFSQKWKDILSKIQTEIMTNFSNFNLGSSITKKIITQYLLYYKRFEEIYKKFIKQSSTTDGNNNQLRLAFIPVSTITYEISKSYSSFNP; the protein is encoded by the exons ATggataataacaataataatattaataataataataataataataataataataataataataataataataataataataataataataataataataataataataataattatagcaatgaaattgatgaatttggAGAACAAATTCAGACACCACCAAATGTTCACACAAAACAAGAGATTTTAGAAAAGATGGTTGAAGATTTAGACCAATATATGGTTGATGAAAACTTTGATAATGGAGATGAAGAATATgatgaatataataataaaatcgaTTTACCTCATAAAAATAATGCAAGAGATTTTACAACTCCACAATAtattattgatgatgatttagaTTTTAAACATTATTCACATATTAAAAAGCCAGATGgttcaaattataataatattgaagaaattttaaattatttaataaatgaaaaaaaagtattagaAATTAGCAATAAAACTAttgataacaataataataataataataataataatgaatatcaTAGACCAAGAATTAATCAATCAGAATTTGGTCAACATTTAGagaatgaattaaaatcattaccTTCAGCAGTAATAAATACAT atTTTGAACAATCAAGTGGATTAGTTGAATTacataaatatattaaagagAGTAGAGATACATTAAAtggattttcaaaatcatttgattcaattatattagagttatcaaatttaattaaagatatgCCAGATAATCATGTTGCATCActtcaaatttcaaaatcactAGAGAATAGAATTTTAGCTAGAGCTGAACTTT atgatttaaatgaagAATATATAAAATGTATAAAAGAATTGGAGGATAGAATTAAAAGTTTAGATCCATGGATGATGAAAAAAGAAGCAAAATTTATAGAGGATATAGCatatgaaattgatttattaaaaaagaaagcaAGTAAATCAGTTAGAGATTATCTATTAAAACTTATAATTGGTTTAAGAAAACCAAGAACCAATATTCAAATCTTACAAcaatctaaattatttaaatattcaccattgaatgaatttatttatcatAATTCACCTTCTTCTGCAATTGAAGTTAAAAATTCTTATATTGAAACTTTATCAAGAACTTTTACaatgtattttaaaaattatttaacaaatttaaCAAAAGTTTTT AATCAAATTGCATTAAAATCAGATGTAATTGGATATATTGAACAAGTTAAAGGATATTTTGGTACAGTTAATAAAggatttgaattaaataaagcatcagcatttaatttatatatttcaGGATTACCAATTGATATTTGGACTAGTATTAGAAGTGAAACTATTGAACAAATTCCAGAAAGATTTAGTAGAGCTGATATATTGACAAGATGTTTAGATGCACCATTGATTATACCACATGCAGCAATTAAGAATGGTAAAAAGTATCCATTTGAACAAATTTTTAGATCAAtgaatattttattgttgGATACTATTTGTTCAGAATATTTATTCGATAGACAATGGTTTGCAAAACCATTATTGGCAAATTCACCAGATGCATTAATACCCTcgattttcaataatatctTTCAACTTTACTATGACAATATCTTTTCATTCGTTGGTGGTACCTATGATTGTTTATCATTGTTGTTATGTTTACAAATCAATAGCATCTTGGTTCAATTGTTAATTGATAGGAAATTATGGGATCGTATATCATGTTTAAAAacttattttcaaaaattggaTGTTATAATTTGGGATAGATTTAGTGAAGTCTTTAAAAGGAATATCGATAGTTTAAACTTGGCAATTAAAATGGATACACCTCCAACCGATTTTAGACCTCATATTTATACTCGTAGATTTTCAGAATTTTATTCAAGTATTGCAGAAATCTTATCACATAATGAAGAACCAAGAGTTTTAGCTTGGGTAGCTGTATTACGTTCGTCAATggaaagattattattacatttttcaaattcttttactgatataaaatcaaaatcaatatttttaattacaaattatGATGTTGTAATTACTGTTTTTTCT gaaaataatataaatcaaaatgaagaaggttatttaaaatttttaaatttattacatGAACAAATTGATATATTtgtagaattattattatttagttatTATAAAAGTTTAATTACTTTTATAAAGGATACAGAATTTAGTTGTTCAAATGTttcaaattatcaaatagaTAAGAATCAATTATCAATGTTAATTGGTGAATTCTCACAAAAATGGAAAGatatattatcaaaaattcaAACAGAAATTATGACAAATTTTTCAAACTTTAATTTAGGTTCAAGTATTACAAAGAAAATTATCActcaatatttattatactATAAAAGATTTgaagaaatttataaaaaattcattaaacAATCATCAACCACtgatggaaataataatcaattaagaTTAGCTTTTATACCAGTTTCAACTATTACttatgaaatttcaaaaagttATAGTTCTTTTAATCCttaa
- the MTH gene encoding 7,8-dihydro-8-oxoguanine triphosphatase (mutT homolog), giving the protein MKNEIKKRVEVSVGIIENDKNEILICKRNKKGDHLYGLFEFPGGKIEKDETPIDCLIRELYEEVDIILSTSTTSTATATTTPSPSNLSNHNSMIKLIEIVEFEFKEIICNIHFFKVNLQQNIKPKPKENQPMFWIKKTELNYLQFPEPNKDIIQLLNQNKI; this is encoded by the coding sequence atgaaaaatgaaataaaaaaaagggttgAAGTGTCAGTGGggataattgaaaatgataaaaatgaaattttaatatgtaaaagaaataaaaaaggtgATCACCTTTAtggattatttgaatttccaGGTGGTAAAATTGAAAAGGATGAAACACCTATTGATTGTTTAATTCGTGAATTATATGAAGAagttgatattattttatcaacctcaacaacctcaacagcaacagcaacaacaactccTTCAccttcaaatttatcaaaccATAATTCAatgattaaattaattgaaattgttgaatttgaatttaaagagaTAATTTGTAATATTCATTTCTTTAAAGTTAATTTACAACAAAATATCAAACCGAAACCAAAAGAAAACCAGCCAATGttttggataaaaaaaactgaattaaattatttacaatttccAGAACCAAATAAAgatataattcaattattaaatcaaaataaaatttaa
- a CDS encoding peptidase C19 family protein (alternatively spliced) has protein sequence MDNTNSAQDQTFEDINSTTDNIENTNGGEKEKNNNNDNNNEQEMKPIEEAEQQQQIPDLTREDIQKLKKEIKQTSLVVGEKWAIISNKWYSKWSEEINSREELGPITNDDILQNGELRPGISETTSFTLVPEKTWIKLKEVYGGGPEIIRKVIRGTINNNIDLRIPISLKFFKSSDTSNIVQGFAFKNETIKVMKERACKVFNLDPINIRIWDFYNQTKHAELKDLEYVSNSRLLEDQLILLEEKLANGKWPQQQSDRYSSGNTRCGDPRPGITGLGNLGNTCFMNSALQCLSNTYPLTKYFLSKQYENDINKTNPLGCHGDLATDYAELITEIWEGTYSSVYPRKFKGQIERFAPQFAGYHQHDSQELLAFLLDGLHEDLNKVKKKPFHEGKDYDGRPDDVIAKEQWEMHKSRNNSVIVDWFQSQLKSKLVCPVCQNISITFDPFMYLSLPLPSETIKQFNFSFLNKDFKITQHEISVSSNATVGDLLKKLSEEVGVSHNNMVFTVIMYSLKIYEHDDKLGDKNFTRDTIVVYEIDSDPTFTQVMVTSKQSNFSLMRIPFILSVPPTIKSQEELYKLILNRLFDFIKDMDTVSEIFDSNQSSQQQEDEEPSEQNNNNNNSNNNDSSNNNNIGSASESAGDDDDNGTSSSGSNTFNAGNVVINNFTQQRTNSSSYSSNGYSSGYGGYSGGGGYSGSYSGDYNRIPKDPRFIFQMVDSSNREIKPLTFPLRTREITLAWEDPSQYFDYETISNDLNRSGGCRDIPMQREVNLEQCIKLFTTEEQLGPEDPWYCSKCKEHQRATKKFDIWSSPPILVVHLKRFSYKRSHRDKLDTLVKFPFKDLDLSQYVLNKDQPAPIYDLFAVSNHYGSLGGGHYTAFALNEPEDTWFKFDDSHASEANINSIESDAAYVLFYRRKDTYDKNFYLNQHLGEVILNNNDNNNNSNSNNDNNNNNDNSNNNNFNNNNNNNNNNNNNNSNNDNNLNNNNNNNTDENMNVSDSNTTTTTTTTSTIATQEGNTNNE, from the exons ATGGATAATACAAATTCAGCACAAGATCAAACATTTGAAGATATAAATTCTACAACAGATAATATAGAAAATACAAATGGtggagaaaaagaaaaaaacaacaataatgataataataatgaacaagAGATGAAACCAATTGAAGAAgcagaacaacaacaacaaataccaGATCTCACCAGAGAAGATattcaaaaattgaaaaaagaaattaaacaaaCTTCTTTAGTAGTTGGCGAAAAATGGGCAATAATTAGTAACAAATGGTATAGTAAATGGTCAGAAGAAATAAACAGTAGAGAGGAATTAGGACCAATAACCAATGATGATATTTTACAAAATGGTGAATTAAGACCAGGCATTAGCGAAACAACCAGCTTTACATTGGTTCCAGAAAAAACTTGGATCAAATTAAAGGAAGTCTATGGTGGTGGTCCagaaattattagaaaagtCATTAGAGGtacaatcaataataatattgatctTCGTATTCCAATCTctttaaaattctttaaatcttCTGATACTAGTAATATTGTTCAAGGCTTtgcatttaaaaatgaaactaTTAAAGTTATGAAAGaa agaGCATGTAAAGTATTTAACTTGGATCCAATTAATATTAGAATTTGGgatttttataatcaaacTAAACATgcagaattaaaagatttagaatATGTATCAAATTCTCGTTTACTTGAAGACCAATTA attttATTAGAAGAAAAATTAGCAAATGGTAAATggccacaacaacaatcagaTAGATATTCAAGTGGTAATACAAGATGTGGTGATCCAAGACCAGGTATAACTGGACTTGGAAATTTAGGAAATACATGTTTTATGAATTCAGCTTTACAATGTCTTAGTAACACCTATCCATTAACCAAATACTTTTTATCGAAACAATATGAAAATGACATCAACAAAACCAATCCTTTGGGATGTCATGGCGATTTAGCCACTGATTATGCCGAATTAATCACTGAAATTTGGGAGGGCACTTACAGCTCTGTCTATCCACGTAAATTTAAGGGTCAAATTGAAAGATTTGCACCACAATTTGCTGGCTATCATCAACATGATTCACAAGAACTCTTGGCATTCCTTTTGGATGGTTTACATGAAGATTTAAACAAGGTCAAAAAGAAACCATTCCACGAGGGTAAAGATTATGATGGTCGTCCAGATGATGTAATTGCCAAAGAACAATGGGAAATGCATAAATCAAGAAACAATAGTGTCATTGTCGATTGGTTCCAATCTCAATTGAAATCAAAATTGGTTTGTCCAGTTTGCCAAAATATTTCAATCACCTTTGATCCATTCATGTATTTATCACTTCCATTGCCATCAGAGACCATCAAACAATTTAACTTTAGTTTCTTGAATAAAGATTTCAAAATCACTCAACACGAAATAAGCGTCTCTTCAAATGCCACAGTTGGCGACCTCTTAAAGAAACTTTCCGAGGAAGTTGGTGTCTCTCATAACAATATGGTTTTCACTGTCATTATGTACTCCTTGAAGATTTATGAACATGATGATAAATTGGGTGATAAAAACTTTACACGTGATACTATAGTTGTTTATGAAATTGATTCTGATCCAACCTTTACTCAAGTTATGGTGACTTCAAAACAATCAAACTTTAGTTTAATGCGTATTCCTTTCATTCTTTCAGTACCACCAACAATTAAATCACAAGAAGaactttataaattaattcttaATAGATTATTTGATTTCATTAAAGATATGGATACAGTTTCAGAAATTTTCGATAGTAATCAatcatcacaacaacaagaggATGAGGAACCATCagaacaaaataataataataataatagtaacaataatgattcttcaaataataataatattggtagTGCAAGTGAATCAGCTggcgatgatgatgataatggtacaagtagtagtggtagtaatacTTTTAATGCAGGTAACGTTGTGATCAATAATTTCACTCAACAACGTACAAACTCTTCATCATACAGTAGCAATGGTTATAGTTCTGGATATGGAGGatatagtggtggtggtggttacAGTGGTAGTTATAGTGGTGATTATAATAGAATTCCAAAGGATCCAAGATTCATTTTCCAAATGGTTGATAGTTCAAACCGAGAGATCAAACCATTGACATTCCCATTAAGAACCCGTGAAATCACATTGGCATGGGAAGATCCATCACAATACTTTGACTATGAAAccatttcaaatgatttaaacaGAAGTGGTGGTTGTCGTGATATTCCAATGCAACGTGAAGTCAACTTGGAACAATGTATCAAATTATTCACCACTGAAGAACAATTGGGACCAGAAGATCCTTGGTATTGTAGCAAGTGTAAAGAACATCAAAGAGCTACCAAAAAGTTTGATATTTGGTCCTCTCCACCAATTCTCGTTGTTCATTTGAAAAGATTTAGCTACAAGAGATCTCACCGTGATAAACTTGATACTCTTGTCAAATTCCCATTCAAAGATCTCGATCTCTCTCAATatgtattaaataaagatcaACCAGCACCAATCTACGATTTGTTTGCAGTTTCAAATCATTATGGTTCATTAGGTGGTGGTCATTACACTGCCTTTGCTTTAAATGAACCAGAGGATACTTGGTTCAAATTTGATGATTCTCATGCCTCTGAAGCAAATATAAACTCTATCGAATCTGATGCCGCCTATGTACTTTTCTATCGAAGAAAAGATACTtatgataaaaatttttatttaaatcaacatttAGGTgaagtaattttaaataataatgataataataataatagtaatagtaataatgataataataataataatgataatagtaataataataattttaataataataataataataataataataataataataataatagtaataatgataataatttaaataataataataataataatactgatGAAAATATGAATGTTAGTGATTCAAatactactacaactacaacaacaacttcaactaTCGCAACTCAAGAAggtaatacaaataatgaataa
- a CDS encoding peptidase C19 family protein (alternatively spliced), giving the protein MTEGPSIGAEQQTQQQQQQQQTQQQTQQQQRSPSTNSFEVISSNTISSFSESDSINSFELDEEVMDNTNSAQDQTFEDINSTTDNIENTNGGEKEKNNNNDNNNEQEMKPIEEAEQQQQIPDLTREDIQKLKKEIKQTSLVVGEKWAIISNKWYSKWSEEINSREELGPITNDDILQNGELRPGISETTSFTLVPEKTWIKLKEVYGGGPEIIRKVIRGTINNNIDLRIPISLKFFKSSDTSNIVQGFAFKNETIKVMKERACKVFNLDPINIRIWDFYNQTKHAELKDLEYVSNSRLLEDQLILLEEKLANGKWPQQQSDRYSSGNTRCGDPRPGITGLGNLGNTCFMNSALQCLSNTYPLTKYFLSKQYENDINKTNPLGCHGDLATDYAELITEIWEGTYSSVYPRKFKGQIERFAPQFAGYHQHDSQELLAFLLDGLHEDLNKVKKKPFHEGKDYDGRPDDVIAKEQWEMHKSRNNSVIVDWFQSQLKSKLVCPVCQNISITFDPFMYLSLPLPSETIKQFNFSFLNKDFKITQHEISVSSNATVGDLLKKLSEEVGVSHNNMVFTVIMYSLKIYEHDDKLGDKNFTRDTIVVYEIDSDPTFTQVMVTSKQSNFSLMRIPFILSVPPTIKSQEELYKLILNRLFDFIKDMDTVSEIFDSNQSSQQQEDEEPSEQNNNNNNSNNNDSSNNNNIGSASESAGDDDDNGTSSSGSNTFNAGNVVINNFTQQRTNSSSYSSNGYSSGYGGYSGGGGYSGSYSGDYNRIPKDPRFIFQMVDSSNREIKPLTFPLRTREITLAWEDPSQYFDYETISNDLNRSGGCRDIPMQREVNLEQCIKLFTTEEQLGPEDPWYCSKCKEHQRATKKFDIWSSPPILVVHLKRFSYKRSHRDKLDTLVKFPFKDLDLSQYVLNKDQPAPIYDLFAVSNHYGSLGGGHYTAFALNEPEDTWFKFDDSHASEANINSIESDAAYVLFYRRKDTYDKNFYLNQHLGEVILNNNDNNNNSNSNNDNNNNNDNSNNNNFNNNNNNNNNNNNNNSNNDNNLNNNNNNNTDENMNVSDSNTTTTTTTTSTIATQEGNTNNE; this is encoded by the exons ATGACTGAAGGTCCAAGTATTGGTGCTGAACAacaaacacaacaacaacaacaacaacaacaaacacaacaacaaacacaacaacaacaaagatcTCCCTCAACAAATTCATTTGAAGTAATTTCAAGTAATACAATTTCGAGTTTTTCTg aaagcGATTCAATAAATAGTTTTGAATTGGACGAAGAAGTAATGGATAATACAAATTCAGCACAAGATCAAACATTTGAAGATATAAATTCTACAACAGATAATATAGAAAATACAAATGGtggagaaaaagaaaaaaacaacaataatgataataataatgaacaagAGATGAAACCAATTGAAGAAgcagaacaacaacaacaaataccaGATCTCACCAGAGAAGATattcaaaaattgaaaaaagaaattaaacaaaCTTCTTTAGTAGTTGGCGAAAAATGGGCAATAATTAGTAACAAATGGTATAGTAAATGGTCAGAAGAAATAAACAGTAGAGAGGAATTAGGACCAATAACCAATGATGATATTTTACAAAATGGTGAATTAAGACCAGGCATTAGCGAAACAACCAGCTTTACATTGGTTCCAGAAAAAACTTGGATCAAATTAAAGGAAGTCTATGGTGGTGGTCCagaaattattagaaaagtCATTAGAGGtacaatcaataataatattgatctTCGTATTCCAATCTctttaaaattctttaaatcttCTGATACTAGTAATATTGTTCAAGGCTTtgcatttaaaaatgaaactaTTAAAGTTATGAAAGaa agaGCATGTAAAGTATTTAACTTGGATCCAATTAATATTAGAATTTGGgatttttataatcaaacTAAACATgcagaattaaaagatttagaatATGTATCAAATTCTCGTTTACTTGAAGACCAATTA attttATTAGAAGAAAAATTAGCAAATGGTAAATggccacaacaacaatcagaTAGATATTCAAGTGGTAATACAAGATGTGGTGATCCAAGACCAGGTATAACTGGACTTGGAAATTTAGGAAATACATGTTTTATGAATTCAGCTTTACAATGTCTTAGTAACACCTATCCATTAACCAAATACTTTTTATCGAAACAATATGAAAATGACATCAACAAAACCAATCCTTTGGGATGTCATGGCGATTTAGCCACTGATTATGCCGAATTAATCACTGAAATTTGGGAGGGCACTTACAGCTCTGTCTATCCACGTAAATTTAAGGGTCAAATTGAAAGATTTGCACCACAATTTGCTGGCTATCATCAACATGATTCACAAGAACTCTTGGCATTCCTTTTGGATGGTTTACATGAAGATTTAAACAAGGTCAAAAAGAAACCATTCCACGAGGGTAAAGATTATGATGGTCGTCCAGATGATGTAATTGCCAAAGAACAATGGGAAATGCATAAATCAAGAAACAATAGTGTCATTGTCGATTGGTTCCAATCTCAATTGAAATCAAAATTGGTTTGTCCAGTTTGCCAAAATATTTCAATCACCTTTGATCCATTCATGTATTTATCACTTCCATTGCCATCAGAGACCATCAAACAATTTAACTTTAGTTTCTTGAATAAAGATTTCAAAATCACTCAACACGAAATAAGCGTCTCTTCAAATGCCACAGTTGGCGACCTCTTAAAGAAACTTTCCGAGGAAGTTGGTGTCTCTCATAACAATATGGTTTTCACTGTCATTATGTACTCCTTGAAGATTTATGAACATGATGATAAATTGGGTGATAAAAACTTTACACGTGATACTATAGTTGTTTATGAAATTGATTCTGATCCAACCTTTACTCAAGTTATGGTGACTTCAAAACAATCAAACTTTAGTTTAATGCGTATTCCTTTCATTCTTTCAGTACCACCAACAATTAAATCACAAGAAGaactttataaattaattcttaATAGATTATTTGATTTCATTAAAGATATGGATACAGTTTCAGAAATTTTCGATAGTAATCAatcatcacaacaacaagaggATGAGGAACCATCagaacaaaataataataataataatagtaacaataatgattcttcaaataataataatattggtagTGCAAGTGAATCAGCTggcgatgatgatgataatggtacaagtagtagtggtagtaatacTTTTAATGCAGGTAACGTTGTGATCAATAATTTCACTCAACAACGTACAAACTCTTCATCATACAGTAGCAATGGTTATAGTTCTGGATATGGAGGatatagtggtggtggtggttacAGTGGTAGTTATAGTGGTGATTATAATAGAATTCCAAAGGATCCAAGATTCATTTTCCAAATGGTTGATAGTTCAAACCGAGAGATCAAACCATTGACATTCCCATTAAGAACCCGTGAAATCACATTGGCATGGGAAGATCCATCACAATACTTTGACTATGAAAccatttcaaatgatttaaacaGAAGTGGTGGTTGTCGTGATATTCCAATGCAACGTGAAGTCAACTTGGAACAATGTATCAAATTATTCACCACTGAAGAACAATTGGGACCAGAAGATCCTTGGTATTGTAGCAAGTGTAAAGAACATCAAAGAGCTACCAAAAAGTTTGATATTTGGTCCTCTCCACCAATTCTCGTTGTTCATTTGAAAAGATTTAGCTACAAGAGATCTCACCGTGATAAACTTGATACTCTTGTCAAATTCCCATTCAAAGATCTCGATCTCTCTCAATatgtattaaataaagatcaACCAGCACCAATCTACGATTTGTTTGCAGTTTCAAATCATTATGGTTCATTAGGTGGTGGTCATTACACTGCCTTTGCTTTAAATGAACCAGAGGATACTTGGTTCAAATTTGATGATTCTCATGCCTCTGAAGCAAATATAAACTCTATCGAATCTGATGCCGCCTATGTACTTTTCTATCGAAGAAAAGATACTtatgataaaaatttttatttaaatcaacatttAGGTgaagtaattttaaataataatgataataataataatagtaatagtaataatgataataataataataatgataatagtaataataataattttaataataataataataataataataataataataataataatagtaataatgataataatttaaataataataataataataatactgatGAAAATATGAATGTTAGTGATTCAAatactactacaactacaacaacaacttcaactaTCGCAACTCAAGAAggtaatacaaataatgaataa
- the fut9 gene encoding hypothetical protein, whose product MLKKHRVLIIVIVMTLVVMISYSSILNINTAQTSINNQKNGVGNKNEEMDIDDMKNVENEKLDAEILRKQKRERQQNGENVFDANNIQVGLPDSNNNNLLFGNEDDIPIQTTLKKTDDKLLIECLVRASKQNNQLSIEKTKENWFTYMKKISSEKKEKCHYSNQRDYDEQPVRVVRQLTDFQENVECHLPCSSVHQGGAYIDSSIYSHSTCEKSMYETLENVRPYGRKYDIVATTDTKSDVPLGYYSWNEYPYFKKPIKKIHNKDQGLVAAFISNCGPQFRLDYMNKLIAAGIKVDSYGHCNHNKEQRKTKAQDYNGAKMEISSSYKFVMSFENSETDDYVTEKLFGVFTIGSVPIYHGAPNGKKFFPSPNAGIFVNDFESPEDLAAHLKFLDENDEEYEKCLQWKKTGPTKDWMVVMDQLKANGDCRTCIKVADLQRKEVGMVVNKNTSMQLVPKSFTPNDGIVVFIRERNTFWFTSVAIPYSTTYVELVEIFSNALNHKGEIYSANDLWSKEPIIDFKMKDKTIKLTQNQEIEVLFADLDFFWHSKKLPPGEE is encoded by the coding sequence atgttaaaaaaacatagagttttaataatagtaattgtTATGACATTAGTTGTAATGATAAGTTATAgttcaatattaaatataaatacagCACAAAcatcaataaataatcaaaagaATGGAGttggtaataaaaatgaagagATGGATATTGACGATATGAAAAatgttgaaaatgaaaaattagatGCAGAAATTTTAAGAAAACAAAAGAGAGAAAGACAACAAAATGGTGAAAACGTCTTTGATGCAAATAATATTCAAGTTGGGTTACccgatagtaataataataatttattattcgGAAATGAGGATGATATACCAATTCAAACTACATTAAAGAAAACAGAtgataaacttttaattgaatGTTTAGTAAGAGcatcaaaacaaaataatcaattatcaattgaaaaaaccaAAGAGAATTGGTTTACCTATATGAAAAAGATATcaagtgaaaaaaaagagaaatgtCATTACTCAAATCAACGTGATTATGACGAGCAACCAGTCCGTGTCGTTAGACAGTTGACAGATTTCCAAGAGAATGTGGAATGTCACTTACCATGCTCGTCAGTTCATCAAGGCGGTGCTTATATCGATTCTTCAATCTACTCGCATTCGACTTGTGAGAAATCAATGTATGAAACTTTGGAGAATGTTAGACCATATGGAAGAAAGTATGATATAGTTGCAACTACCGATACAAAATCAGATGTACCACTTGGTTATTATAGTTGGAATGAGTATCCTTATTTTAAGAAACcaataaagaaaattcaTAATAAAGATCAAGGTTTGGTTGCTGCTTTCATCTCTAATTGTGGCCCACAATTTAGATTGGACTATATGAATAAATTGATTGCTGCAGGTATTAAAGTGGATTCCTATGGTCATTGTAACCATAATAAAGAACAAAGAAAAACCAAAGCTCAAGATTATAATGGTGCAAAAATGGAGATTTCAAGTTCTTACAAATTTGTAATGTCATTTGAGAATAGTGAAACCGATGATTATGTCACAGAGAAATTATTTGGTGTTTTCACCATTGGTTCCGTGCCCATCTATCATGGTGCCCCAAATGGTAAGAAATTCTTCCCATCCCCAAATGCCGGTATCTTTGTCAATGATTTTGAATCACCAGAGGATTTAGCTGCCCATTTGAAATTCTtggatgaaaatgatgaagagTATGAAAAATGTTTACAATGGAAAAAAACAGGCCCTACAAAAGATTGGATGGTGGTTATGGACCAACTCAAGGCAAATGGTGATTGTAGAACTTGTATCAAGGTTGCCGATCTTCAAAGAAAAGAGGTTGGTATGgttgttaataaaaataccTCAATGCAATTAGTACCAAAATCATTCACTCCAAATGATGGTATCGTTGTATTTATTAGAGAAAGAAATACTTTTTGGTTCACATCGGTTGCAATACCTTATTCAACTACTTATGTCGAGTTGGTTGAAATCTTTTCAAACGCTTTAAATCATAAAGGTGAAATTTATTCAGCTAACGATCTTTGGTCAAAAGAACCAATCATTGATTTCAAAATGAAagataaaactattaaattaaCTCAAAATCAAGAAATTGAAGTTTTATTTGCAGATTTAGATTTCTTTTGGCATAGTAAAAAATTACCACCAGGtgaagaataa